In Lutra lutra chromosome 5, mLutLut1.2, whole genome shotgun sequence, a single genomic region encodes these proteins:
- the JADE2 gene encoding E3 ubiquitin-protein ligase Jade-2 isoform X2, with product MEEKRRKYSISSDNSDTTDSHTTSASRCSKLPSSTKSGWPRQNEKKPSEVFRTDLITAMKIPDSCQLSPDDYYILADPWRQEWEKGVQVPAGAEAIPEPVVRILPPLEGPPTQVSPSCSELGEGSQSDWPGGSRYDLDEIDAYWLELINSELKEMERPELDELTLERVLEELETLCHQNMVRAIETQEGLGIEYDEDVVCDVCRSPEGEDGNEMVFCDKCNVCVHQACYGILKVPTGSWLCRTCALGVQPKCLLCPKRGGALKPTRSGTKWVHVSCALWIPEVSIGCPEKMEPITKISHIPASRWALSCNLCKECTGTCIQCSMPSCVTAFHVTCAFDHGLEMRTILADNDEVKFKSFCQEHSDGGPRGEPTSDPAEPSPAGEDLEKVTVRKQRLQQLEEDFYELVEPAEVAERLELAEALVDFIYQYWKLKRKANANQPLLTPKTDEVDNLAQQEQDVLYRRLKLFTHLRQDLERVRNLCYMVTRRERTKHAICKLQEQIFHLQMKLIEQDLCREGSGRRAKGKKSDSKRKGREGPKGSPEKKEKVKAGPDSVLGQLGLSTSFPIDGTFFNSWLAQSVQITAENMAMSEWSLNHGHREDPAPGLLSEELLQDEETLLSFMRDPSLRPGDPARKARGRTRLPAKKKPPQDGPGSRTIPDKSPKKPWGQDAGSGKGGQGPVARKATRRTPSHLPSSPAAGDCPIPAAPESPPPAPETPDEAVPMAADSNVQVPGPPVSPKPLGRLRLPRENKGTRRSPGARPDAGTGPPSAVAERPKVSLHFDTETDGYFSDGEMSDSDVEAEDSGVQQAPREAGAEEVVRMGVLAS from the exons GTCTTCCGGACAGACTTGATCACAGCCATGAAGATCCCAGACTCCTGCCAGCTCAGCCCGGATGACTACTACATCCTAGCGGACCCATGGCGACAGGAATGGGAGAAGGGTGTGCAGGTGCCCGCTGGGGCAGAGGCCATTCCAGAGCCTGTAGTGAG GATCCTCCCGCCGCTGGAAGGCCCccctacccaggtgtcccctagcTGCTCTGAACTTGGCGAGGGCTCCCAGTCTGATTGGCCTGGGGGCAGCCGCTATGACCTGGACGAGATTGATGCCTACTGGCTGGAGCTCATCAACTCGGAGCTCAAGGAGATGG AGAGGCCAGAGCTGGACGAGCTGACGCTGGAGCGTGTGCTAGAGGAGCTGGAGACCCTGTGCCACCAGAATATGGTACGGGCCATCGAGACTCAGGAGGGGCTGGGCATCGAGTATGATGAGGACGTTGTCTGTGACGTGTGCCGCTCTCCCGAGGGCGAAGATGGCAACGAGATGGTCTTCTGTGACAAATGCAACGTCTGCGTGCACCAG GCATGCTACGGGATCCTCAAGGTGCCCACGGGCAGCTGGCTGTGCCGGACATGTGCCCTGGGTGTCCAGCCAAAGTGCCTGCTCTGCCCCAAGCGAGGAGGAGCCTTGAAGCCCACCAGAAGCGGGACCAAGTGGGTGCACGTCAGCTGCGCGCTGTGGATTCCTGAG GTCAGCATTGGGTGTCCAGAGAAGATGGAGCCCATCACCAAGATCTCGCATATCCCCGCCAGCCGCTGGGCTCTGTCCTGCAACCTTTGCAAGGAGTGCACGGGCACCTGCATCCAG tgTTCCATGCCTTCCTGCGTCACAGCGTTCCATGTCACATGCGCCTTTGACCATGGCCTGGAAATGCGGACTATCTTAGCAGACAACGACGAGGTCAAATTCAAGTCGTTCTGCCAGGAGCACAGTGACGGGGGCCCCAGGGGGGAGCCCACTTCCGACCCCGCGGAGCCCAGCCCGGCTGGCGAGGACCTGGAGAAGGTGACTGTGCGCAAACAGCGGCTGCAGCAACTGGAGGAAGACTTCTACGAGCTGGTGGAGCCGGCCGAGGTGGCTGAGCGGCTGGAGCTGGCTGAGGCACTGGTGGACTTCATCTACCAGTACTGGAAGCTGAAGAGGAAAGCCAATGCCAACCAGCCACTACTGACCCCCAAGACCGACGAGGTGGACAACCTGGCCCAGCAGGAGCAGGATGTCCTCTACCGCCGCCTCAAGCTCTTCACACACCTGCGGCAGGACTTGGAGAGG GTTAGAAATCTGTGCTACATGGTGACGAGGCGCGAAAGGACGAAGCACGCCATCTGCAAACTCCAGGAGCAGATATTCCACCTGCAGATGAAACTGATTGAACAGGACCTGTGTCGAG AGGGGTCTGGGAGGAGAGCAAAGGGCAAGAAGAGCGACTCGAAAAGGAAAGGCCGCGAGGGCCCAAAGGGCAGccctgagaagaaagagaaagtgaaagcgGGGCCTGACTCagtcctggggcagctgg GCCTGTCCACCTCTTTCCCCATCGATGGCACCTTCTTCaacagctggctggctcagtcagtacagatCACGGCGGAGAACATGGCCATGAGTGAGTGGTCACTGAACCACGGGCACCGTGAAGACCCCGCTCCGGGGCTGCTGTCAGAGGAGCTGCTGCAAGACGAGGAGACACTGCTGAGCTTCATGCGGGACCCATCACTGCGCCCTGGGGACCCTGCCAGGAAAGCCCGGGGCCGCACCCGCCTGCCTGCCAAGAAGAAGCCACCACAGGATGGGCCTGGCTCACGGACGATTCCAGACAAATCCCCCAAGAAGCCCTGGGGCCAGGATGCAGGTTCCGGCAAGGGGGGGCAAGGGCCAGTGGCCCGGAAAGCAACACGGCGAACGCCTTCCCACCTGCCATCTAGCCCTGCAGCTGGGGACTGTCCCATCCCAGCAGCCCCCGAGAGCCCCCCTCCGGCCCCCGAGACCCCGGACGAGGCAGTCCCAATGGCTGCTGACTCGAATGTCCAAGTGCCTGGCCCTCCAGTGAGCCCCAAGCCCTTGGGCCGGCTCCGGCTGCCCCGCGAAAACAAGGGAACCCGGAGATCGCCAGGCGCCAGGCCTGATGCTGGGACAGGACCGCCCTCTGCTGTGGCCGAGAGGCCCAAGGTCAGCCTACACTTTGACACTGAGACTGATGGCTACTTCTCTGATGGGGAGATGAGCGACTCAGATGTGGAAGCTGAGGACAGTGGGGTGCAGCAGGCTCCCCGGGAAGCAGGGGCTGAGGAGGTGGTCCGCATGGGGGTACTGGCCTCCTAA
- the JADE2 gene encoding E3 ubiquitin-protein ligase Jade-2 isoform X1, giving the protein MEEKRRKYSISSDNSDTTDSKAFHLGLLQGKHLSHTTSASRCSKLPSSTKSGWPRQNEKKPSEVFRTDLITAMKIPDSCQLSPDDYYILADPWRQEWEKGVQVPAGAEAIPEPVVRILPPLEGPPTQVSPSCSELGEGSQSDWPGGSRYDLDEIDAYWLELINSELKEMERPELDELTLERVLEELETLCHQNMVRAIETQEGLGIEYDEDVVCDVCRSPEGEDGNEMVFCDKCNVCVHQACYGILKVPTGSWLCRTCALGVQPKCLLCPKRGGALKPTRSGTKWVHVSCALWIPEVSIGCPEKMEPITKISHIPASRWALSCNLCKECTGTCIQCSMPSCVTAFHVTCAFDHGLEMRTILADNDEVKFKSFCQEHSDGGPRGEPTSDPAEPSPAGEDLEKVTVRKQRLQQLEEDFYELVEPAEVAERLELAEALVDFIYQYWKLKRKANANQPLLTPKTDEVDNLAQQEQDVLYRRLKLFTHLRQDLERVRNLCYMVTRRERTKHAICKLQEQIFHLQMKLIEQDLCREGSGRRAKGKKSDSKRKGREGPKGSPEKKEKVKAGPDSVLGQLGLSTSFPIDGTFFNSWLAQSVQITAENMAMSEWSLNHGHREDPAPGLLSEELLQDEETLLSFMRDPSLRPGDPARKARGRTRLPAKKKPPQDGPGSRTIPDKSPKKPWGQDAGSGKGGQGPVARKATRRTPSHLPSSPAAGDCPIPAAPESPPPAPETPDEAVPMAADSNVQVPGPPVSPKPLGRLRLPRENKGTRRSPGARPDAGTGPPSAVAERPKVSLHFDTETDGYFSDGEMSDSDVEAEDSGVQQAPREAGAEEVVRMGVLAS; this is encoded by the exons GTCTTCCGGACAGACTTGATCACAGCCATGAAGATCCCAGACTCCTGCCAGCTCAGCCCGGATGACTACTACATCCTAGCGGACCCATGGCGACAGGAATGGGAGAAGGGTGTGCAGGTGCCCGCTGGGGCAGAGGCCATTCCAGAGCCTGTAGTGAG GATCCTCCCGCCGCTGGAAGGCCCccctacccaggtgtcccctagcTGCTCTGAACTTGGCGAGGGCTCCCAGTCTGATTGGCCTGGGGGCAGCCGCTATGACCTGGACGAGATTGATGCCTACTGGCTGGAGCTCATCAACTCGGAGCTCAAGGAGATGG AGAGGCCAGAGCTGGACGAGCTGACGCTGGAGCGTGTGCTAGAGGAGCTGGAGACCCTGTGCCACCAGAATATGGTACGGGCCATCGAGACTCAGGAGGGGCTGGGCATCGAGTATGATGAGGACGTTGTCTGTGACGTGTGCCGCTCTCCCGAGGGCGAAGATGGCAACGAGATGGTCTTCTGTGACAAATGCAACGTCTGCGTGCACCAG GCATGCTACGGGATCCTCAAGGTGCCCACGGGCAGCTGGCTGTGCCGGACATGTGCCCTGGGTGTCCAGCCAAAGTGCCTGCTCTGCCCCAAGCGAGGAGGAGCCTTGAAGCCCACCAGAAGCGGGACCAAGTGGGTGCACGTCAGCTGCGCGCTGTGGATTCCTGAG GTCAGCATTGGGTGTCCAGAGAAGATGGAGCCCATCACCAAGATCTCGCATATCCCCGCCAGCCGCTGGGCTCTGTCCTGCAACCTTTGCAAGGAGTGCACGGGCACCTGCATCCAG tgTTCCATGCCTTCCTGCGTCACAGCGTTCCATGTCACATGCGCCTTTGACCATGGCCTGGAAATGCGGACTATCTTAGCAGACAACGACGAGGTCAAATTCAAGTCGTTCTGCCAGGAGCACAGTGACGGGGGCCCCAGGGGGGAGCCCACTTCCGACCCCGCGGAGCCCAGCCCGGCTGGCGAGGACCTGGAGAAGGTGACTGTGCGCAAACAGCGGCTGCAGCAACTGGAGGAAGACTTCTACGAGCTGGTGGAGCCGGCCGAGGTGGCTGAGCGGCTGGAGCTGGCTGAGGCACTGGTGGACTTCATCTACCAGTACTGGAAGCTGAAGAGGAAAGCCAATGCCAACCAGCCACTACTGACCCCCAAGACCGACGAGGTGGACAACCTGGCCCAGCAGGAGCAGGATGTCCTCTACCGCCGCCTCAAGCTCTTCACACACCTGCGGCAGGACTTGGAGAGG GTTAGAAATCTGTGCTACATGGTGACGAGGCGCGAAAGGACGAAGCACGCCATCTGCAAACTCCAGGAGCAGATATTCCACCTGCAGATGAAACTGATTGAACAGGACCTGTGTCGAG AGGGGTCTGGGAGGAGAGCAAAGGGCAAGAAGAGCGACTCGAAAAGGAAAGGCCGCGAGGGCCCAAAGGGCAGccctgagaagaaagagaaagtgaaagcgGGGCCTGACTCagtcctggggcagctgg GCCTGTCCACCTCTTTCCCCATCGATGGCACCTTCTTCaacagctggctggctcagtcagtacagatCACGGCGGAGAACATGGCCATGAGTGAGTGGTCACTGAACCACGGGCACCGTGAAGACCCCGCTCCGGGGCTGCTGTCAGAGGAGCTGCTGCAAGACGAGGAGACACTGCTGAGCTTCATGCGGGACCCATCACTGCGCCCTGGGGACCCTGCCAGGAAAGCCCGGGGCCGCACCCGCCTGCCTGCCAAGAAGAAGCCACCACAGGATGGGCCTGGCTCACGGACGATTCCAGACAAATCCCCCAAGAAGCCCTGGGGCCAGGATGCAGGTTCCGGCAAGGGGGGGCAAGGGCCAGTGGCCCGGAAAGCAACACGGCGAACGCCTTCCCACCTGCCATCTAGCCCTGCAGCTGGGGACTGTCCCATCCCAGCAGCCCCCGAGAGCCCCCCTCCGGCCCCCGAGACCCCGGACGAGGCAGTCCCAATGGCTGCTGACTCGAATGTCCAAGTGCCTGGCCCTCCAGTGAGCCCCAAGCCCTTGGGCCGGCTCCGGCTGCCCCGCGAAAACAAGGGAACCCGGAGATCGCCAGGCGCCAGGCCTGATGCTGGGACAGGACCGCCCTCTGCTGTGGCCGAGAGGCCCAAGGTCAGCCTACACTTTGACACTGAGACTGATGGCTACTTCTCTGATGGGGAGATGAGCGACTCAGATGTGGAAGCTGAGGACAGTGGGGTGCAGCAGGCTCCCCGGGAAGCAGGGGCTGAGGAGGTGGTCCGCATGGGGGTACTGGCCTCCTAA
- the JADE2 gene encoding E3 ubiquitin-protein ligase Jade-2 isoform X4: MEEKRRKYSISSDNSDTTDSHTTSASRCSKLPSSTKSGWPRQNEKKPSEVFRTDLITAMKIPDSCQLSPDDYYILADPWRQEWEKGVQVPAGAEAIPEPVVRILPPLEGPPTQVSPSCSELGEGSQSDWPGGSRYDLDEIDAYWLELINSELKEMERPELDELTLERVLEELETLCHQNMVRAIETQEGLGIEYDEDVVCDVCRSPEGEDGNEMVFCDKCNVCVHQACYGILKVPTGSWLCRTCALGVQPKCLLCPKRGGALKPTRSGTKWVHVSCALWIPEVSIGCPEKMEPITKISHIPASRWALSCNLCKECTGTCIQCSMPSCVTAFHVTCAFDHGLEMRTILADNDEVKFKSFCQEHSDGGPRGEPTSDPAEPSPAGEDLEKVTVRKQRLQQLEEDFYELVEPAEVAERLELAEALVDFIYQYWKLKRKANANQPLLTPKTDEVDNLAQQEQDVLYRRLKLFTHLRQDLERVRNLCYMVTRRERTKHAICKLQEQIFHLQMKLIEQDLCRGLSTSFPIDGTFFNSWLAQSVQITAENMAMSEWSLNHGHREDPAPGLLSEELLQDEETLLSFMRDPSLRPGDPARKARGRTRLPAKKKPPQDGPGSRTIPDKSPKKPWGQDAGSGKGGQGPVARKATRRTPSHLPSSPAAGDCPIPAAPESPPPAPETPDEAVPMAADSNVQVPGPPVSPKPLGRLRLPRENKGTRRSPGARPDAGTGPPSAVAERPKVSLHFDTETDGYFSDGEMSDSDVEAEDSGVQQAPREAGAEEVVRMGVLAS, from the exons GTCTTCCGGACAGACTTGATCACAGCCATGAAGATCCCAGACTCCTGCCAGCTCAGCCCGGATGACTACTACATCCTAGCGGACCCATGGCGACAGGAATGGGAGAAGGGTGTGCAGGTGCCCGCTGGGGCAGAGGCCATTCCAGAGCCTGTAGTGAG GATCCTCCCGCCGCTGGAAGGCCCccctacccaggtgtcccctagcTGCTCTGAACTTGGCGAGGGCTCCCAGTCTGATTGGCCTGGGGGCAGCCGCTATGACCTGGACGAGATTGATGCCTACTGGCTGGAGCTCATCAACTCGGAGCTCAAGGAGATGG AGAGGCCAGAGCTGGACGAGCTGACGCTGGAGCGTGTGCTAGAGGAGCTGGAGACCCTGTGCCACCAGAATATGGTACGGGCCATCGAGACTCAGGAGGGGCTGGGCATCGAGTATGATGAGGACGTTGTCTGTGACGTGTGCCGCTCTCCCGAGGGCGAAGATGGCAACGAGATGGTCTTCTGTGACAAATGCAACGTCTGCGTGCACCAG GCATGCTACGGGATCCTCAAGGTGCCCACGGGCAGCTGGCTGTGCCGGACATGTGCCCTGGGTGTCCAGCCAAAGTGCCTGCTCTGCCCCAAGCGAGGAGGAGCCTTGAAGCCCACCAGAAGCGGGACCAAGTGGGTGCACGTCAGCTGCGCGCTGTGGATTCCTGAG GTCAGCATTGGGTGTCCAGAGAAGATGGAGCCCATCACCAAGATCTCGCATATCCCCGCCAGCCGCTGGGCTCTGTCCTGCAACCTTTGCAAGGAGTGCACGGGCACCTGCATCCAG tgTTCCATGCCTTCCTGCGTCACAGCGTTCCATGTCACATGCGCCTTTGACCATGGCCTGGAAATGCGGACTATCTTAGCAGACAACGACGAGGTCAAATTCAAGTCGTTCTGCCAGGAGCACAGTGACGGGGGCCCCAGGGGGGAGCCCACTTCCGACCCCGCGGAGCCCAGCCCGGCTGGCGAGGACCTGGAGAAGGTGACTGTGCGCAAACAGCGGCTGCAGCAACTGGAGGAAGACTTCTACGAGCTGGTGGAGCCGGCCGAGGTGGCTGAGCGGCTGGAGCTGGCTGAGGCACTGGTGGACTTCATCTACCAGTACTGGAAGCTGAAGAGGAAAGCCAATGCCAACCAGCCACTACTGACCCCCAAGACCGACGAGGTGGACAACCTGGCCCAGCAGGAGCAGGATGTCCTCTACCGCCGCCTCAAGCTCTTCACACACCTGCGGCAGGACTTGGAGAGG GTTAGAAATCTGTGCTACATGGTGACGAGGCGCGAAAGGACGAAGCACGCCATCTGCAAACTCCAGGAGCAGATATTCCACCTGCAGATGAAACTGATTGAACAGGACCTGTGTCGAG GCCTGTCCACCTCTTTCCCCATCGATGGCACCTTCTTCaacagctggctggctcagtcagtacagatCACGGCGGAGAACATGGCCATGAGTGAGTGGTCACTGAACCACGGGCACCGTGAAGACCCCGCTCCGGGGCTGCTGTCAGAGGAGCTGCTGCAAGACGAGGAGACACTGCTGAGCTTCATGCGGGACCCATCACTGCGCCCTGGGGACCCTGCCAGGAAAGCCCGGGGCCGCACCCGCCTGCCTGCCAAGAAGAAGCCACCACAGGATGGGCCTGGCTCACGGACGATTCCAGACAAATCCCCCAAGAAGCCCTGGGGCCAGGATGCAGGTTCCGGCAAGGGGGGGCAAGGGCCAGTGGCCCGGAAAGCAACACGGCGAACGCCTTCCCACCTGCCATCTAGCCCTGCAGCTGGGGACTGTCCCATCCCAGCAGCCCCCGAGAGCCCCCCTCCGGCCCCCGAGACCCCGGACGAGGCAGTCCCAATGGCTGCTGACTCGAATGTCCAAGTGCCTGGCCCTCCAGTGAGCCCCAAGCCCTTGGGCCGGCTCCGGCTGCCCCGCGAAAACAAGGGAACCCGGAGATCGCCAGGCGCCAGGCCTGATGCTGGGACAGGACCGCCCTCTGCTGTGGCCGAGAGGCCCAAGGTCAGCCTACACTTTGACACTGAGACTGATGGCTACTTCTCTGATGGGGAGATGAGCGACTCAGATGTGGAAGCTGAGGACAGTGGGGTGCAGCAGGCTCCCCGGGAAGCAGGGGCTGAGGAGGTGGTCCGCATGGGGGTACTGGCCTCCTAA
- the JADE2 gene encoding E3 ubiquitin-protein ligase Jade-2 isoform X3 produces the protein MEEKRRKYSISSDNSDTTDSKAFHLGLLQGKHLSHTTSASRCSKLPSSTKSGWPRQNEKKPSEVFRTDLITAMKIPDSCQLSPDDYYILADPWRQEWEKGVQVPAGAEAIPEPVVRILPPLEGPPTQVSPSCSELGEGSQSDWPGGSRYDLDEIDAYWLELINSELKEMERPELDELTLERVLEELETLCHQNMVRAIETQEGLGIEYDEDVVCDVCRSPEGEDGNEMVFCDKCNVCVHQACYGILKVPTGSWLCRTCALGVQPKCLLCPKRGGALKPTRSGTKWVHVSCALWIPEVSIGCPEKMEPITKISHIPASRWALSCNLCKECTGTCIQCSMPSCVTAFHVTCAFDHGLEMRTILADNDEVKFKSFCQEHSDGGPRGEPTSDPAEPSPAGEDLEKVTVRKQRLQQLEEDFYELVEPAEVAERLELAEALVDFIYQYWKLKRKANANQPLLTPKTDEVDNLAQQEQDVLYRRLKLFTHLRQDLERVRNLCYMVTRRERTKHAICKLQEQIFHLQMKLIEQDLCRGLSTSFPIDGTFFNSWLAQSVQITAENMAMSEWSLNHGHREDPAPGLLSEELLQDEETLLSFMRDPSLRPGDPARKARGRTRLPAKKKPPQDGPGSRTIPDKSPKKPWGQDAGSGKGGQGPVARKATRRTPSHLPSSPAAGDCPIPAAPESPPPAPETPDEAVPMAADSNVQVPGPPVSPKPLGRLRLPRENKGTRRSPGARPDAGTGPPSAVAERPKVSLHFDTETDGYFSDGEMSDSDVEAEDSGVQQAPREAGAEEVVRMGVLAS, from the exons GTCTTCCGGACAGACTTGATCACAGCCATGAAGATCCCAGACTCCTGCCAGCTCAGCCCGGATGACTACTACATCCTAGCGGACCCATGGCGACAGGAATGGGAGAAGGGTGTGCAGGTGCCCGCTGGGGCAGAGGCCATTCCAGAGCCTGTAGTGAG GATCCTCCCGCCGCTGGAAGGCCCccctacccaggtgtcccctagcTGCTCTGAACTTGGCGAGGGCTCCCAGTCTGATTGGCCTGGGGGCAGCCGCTATGACCTGGACGAGATTGATGCCTACTGGCTGGAGCTCATCAACTCGGAGCTCAAGGAGATGG AGAGGCCAGAGCTGGACGAGCTGACGCTGGAGCGTGTGCTAGAGGAGCTGGAGACCCTGTGCCACCAGAATATGGTACGGGCCATCGAGACTCAGGAGGGGCTGGGCATCGAGTATGATGAGGACGTTGTCTGTGACGTGTGCCGCTCTCCCGAGGGCGAAGATGGCAACGAGATGGTCTTCTGTGACAAATGCAACGTCTGCGTGCACCAG GCATGCTACGGGATCCTCAAGGTGCCCACGGGCAGCTGGCTGTGCCGGACATGTGCCCTGGGTGTCCAGCCAAAGTGCCTGCTCTGCCCCAAGCGAGGAGGAGCCTTGAAGCCCACCAGAAGCGGGACCAAGTGGGTGCACGTCAGCTGCGCGCTGTGGATTCCTGAG GTCAGCATTGGGTGTCCAGAGAAGATGGAGCCCATCACCAAGATCTCGCATATCCCCGCCAGCCGCTGGGCTCTGTCCTGCAACCTTTGCAAGGAGTGCACGGGCACCTGCATCCAG tgTTCCATGCCTTCCTGCGTCACAGCGTTCCATGTCACATGCGCCTTTGACCATGGCCTGGAAATGCGGACTATCTTAGCAGACAACGACGAGGTCAAATTCAAGTCGTTCTGCCAGGAGCACAGTGACGGGGGCCCCAGGGGGGAGCCCACTTCCGACCCCGCGGAGCCCAGCCCGGCTGGCGAGGACCTGGAGAAGGTGACTGTGCGCAAACAGCGGCTGCAGCAACTGGAGGAAGACTTCTACGAGCTGGTGGAGCCGGCCGAGGTGGCTGAGCGGCTGGAGCTGGCTGAGGCACTGGTGGACTTCATCTACCAGTACTGGAAGCTGAAGAGGAAAGCCAATGCCAACCAGCCACTACTGACCCCCAAGACCGACGAGGTGGACAACCTGGCCCAGCAGGAGCAGGATGTCCTCTACCGCCGCCTCAAGCTCTTCACACACCTGCGGCAGGACTTGGAGAGG GTTAGAAATCTGTGCTACATGGTGACGAGGCGCGAAAGGACGAAGCACGCCATCTGCAAACTCCAGGAGCAGATATTCCACCTGCAGATGAAACTGATTGAACAGGACCTGTGTCGAG GCCTGTCCACCTCTTTCCCCATCGATGGCACCTTCTTCaacagctggctggctcagtcagtacagatCACGGCGGAGAACATGGCCATGAGTGAGTGGTCACTGAACCACGGGCACCGTGAAGACCCCGCTCCGGGGCTGCTGTCAGAGGAGCTGCTGCAAGACGAGGAGACACTGCTGAGCTTCATGCGGGACCCATCACTGCGCCCTGGGGACCCTGCCAGGAAAGCCCGGGGCCGCACCCGCCTGCCTGCCAAGAAGAAGCCACCACAGGATGGGCCTGGCTCACGGACGATTCCAGACAAATCCCCCAAGAAGCCCTGGGGCCAGGATGCAGGTTCCGGCAAGGGGGGGCAAGGGCCAGTGGCCCGGAAAGCAACACGGCGAACGCCTTCCCACCTGCCATCTAGCCCTGCAGCTGGGGACTGTCCCATCCCAGCAGCCCCCGAGAGCCCCCCTCCGGCCCCCGAGACCCCGGACGAGGCAGTCCCAATGGCTGCTGACTCGAATGTCCAAGTGCCTGGCCCTCCAGTGAGCCCCAAGCCCTTGGGCCGGCTCCGGCTGCCCCGCGAAAACAAGGGAACCCGGAGATCGCCAGGCGCCAGGCCTGATGCTGGGACAGGACCGCCCTCTGCTGTGGCCGAGAGGCCCAAGGTCAGCCTACACTTTGACACTGAGACTGATGGCTACTTCTCTGATGGGGAGATGAGCGACTCAGATGTGGAAGCTGAGGACAGTGGGGTGCAGCAGGCTCCCCGGGAAGCAGGGGCTGAGGAGGTGGTCCGCATGGGGGTACTGGCCTCCTAA